A single window of Aspergillus flavus chromosome 4, complete sequence DNA harbors:
- a CDS encoding fungal-specific transcription factor domain-containing protein: MELSNRPRKACDLCYTRRIKCDGQKPRCSNCINYATDCTHTALSRKSKPRAQRRSELKKADEVQSLQAEIQRLETQLAQNRDHDQASHATQEPVRTTIAAHVADQHIDEDGDHTISSMKLPPLHQAMAMVGIYLNTYNSVLPLFHADTLLRLVGECYARQPRQRDPVVWAAINVVFALACQQVPENPRNGRSQHQTDQTTEYLNKVQSIISTVMLGETHLLNIQVLVGMVMLLQTAHDLTPSLLLISATMRLAHKLGLHSHAASTHLDPVERRQRARVIWIAYILDKDLSLRTQQPSVQLDDDMDVELPSSLPTTNDDNDNTAGIVVTADGNARMNYFLARVKLAKIEGRVYDSLYSTRAVNRSFEERRNARESVVSALDEWRASIPLEFSASIVTSSTSNKPANGGFFCVLHATSLQCMALVSRAHAWDRQWDDLLSLYDRSGAVDGQHSGESVA, from the exons ATGGAATTGAGTAATCGACCGAGGAAG GCATGCGATCTATGCTACACGCGCAGGATCAAGTGCGACGGACAGAAACCTCGCTGCTCGAACTGCATCAACTACGCTACAGATTGCACGCATACGGCGCTGAGCCGGAAGTCGAAGCCCAGAGCACAACGTAGGAGCGAGCTCAAGAAGGCGGACGAAGTCCAGAGCCTGCAAGCAGAAATACAGCGCTTAGAGACTCAACTT GCCCAGAATCGAGACCATGATCAGGCGTCACATGCAACACAAGAGCCGGTGAGGACGACAATAGCAGCGCACGTCGCAGATCAACACATTGACGAGGACGGCGACCATACAATCAGCTCAATGAAACTACCTCCACTACATCaagccatggccatggtTGGAATATATCTTAATACTTACAACTCGGTCTTACCGCTCTTTCATGCTGACACGCTGTTGCGTCTAGTCGGTGAATGCTATGCCCGTCAACCCCGACAACGCGACCCAGTAGTATGGGCTGCCATCAACGTCGTTTTTGCCTTGGCTTGCCAACAGGTTCCAGAAAACCCCAGGAATGGCCGGTCGCAGCACCAGACCGATCAGACAACGGAGTATCTCAACAAGGTACAATCTATCATCTCGACTGTGATGCTTGGTGAGACCCATCTCCTTAACATACAGGTACTGGTGGGCATGGTGATGTTGCTCCAAACTGCACACGACCTGACCCCATCTTTGCTCCTAATATCGGCAACCATGCGTCTGGCACATAAGTTAGGCCTGCACAGCCATGCAGCATCAACACATCTGGATCCTGTGGAAAGGAGACAGCGTGCCCGCGTCATTTGGATTGCATACATTCTCGACAAAGATCTAAGCCTCCGTACCCAACAACCTTCGGTTCAACTCGATGACGATATGGACGTGGAGTTACCATCTTCCTTGCCGACAACGAACGACGATAATGACAACACTGCTGGTATCGTCGTTACGGCGGACGGAAATGCCAGGATGAATTACTTTCTGGCTCGCGTCAAGCTGGCCAAGATTGAGGGTCGTGTATATGACTCTCTCTACTCCACACGAGCAGTCAACCGAAGCTTCGAAGAACGACGCAACGCAAGGGAGAGCGTTGTTAGCGCGCTCGACGAATGGCGAGCTTCCATACCACTCGAATTTAGCGCCAGTATTGTCACATCGAGCACTAGCAATAAACCCGCAAATGGTGGATTTTTCTGTGTGCTACACGCAACCAGTCTC